From a single Miscanthus floridulus cultivar M001 chromosome 8, ASM1932011v1, whole genome shotgun sequence genomic region:
- the LOC136474517 gene encoding acyl-acyl carrier protein thioesterase ATL4, chloroplastic-like, whose amino-acid sequence MELGMRLRCCPQLPPNTSKPLVARAISAGAWRLCSSSHLAVLPGRRPLARRAGALQVAGPDSRPLETMCANNIGQQGTKPREDKFCLVEMEVRDCELDQYGLVSSAVYADYIENAREEVASRLGIGRDSIARTGNAMALSELKLNYFTPLKRGARFVVMVRVVQIKRARMVIEHFIETLPERKLVLEAMATVVFLNKDYRPTRVFPEVASKMLLHFF is encoded by the exons ATGGAGCTCGGCATGCGGCTTCGCTGTTGCCCCCAGCTGCCTCCAAACACCAGTAAACCACTAGTAGCTAGAGCGATCAGTGCTGGAGCTTGGCGTCTCTGCAGCAGCAGCCACCTCGCCGTCCTCCCTGGACGCCGGCCGCTTGCCCGCCGCGCAGGAGCTCTGCAGGTCGCTGGCCCCGACTCCCGTCCCCTTGAGACCATGTGCGCAAACAACATCGGGCAGCAGGGCACAAAACCGAG GGAGGACAAATTTTGCCTGGTGGAGATGGAGGTCCGTGACTGCGAGCTTGACCAGTACGGGCTTGTCAGCAGTGCTGTATACGCGGATTACATCGAAAATG CTCGGGAAGAGGTTGCTTCGAGGCTTGGCATCGGCAGAGACTCGATCGCACGCACTGGCAACGCTATGGCACTCTCCGAGCTGAAACTCAACTACTTCACGCCTCTAAAG CGTGGCGCTAGGTTCGTTGTTATGGTGAGGGTCGTCCAAATCAAGCGCGCGCGGATGGTCATCGAGCACTTCATCGAGACGCTGCCGGAGCGCAAG CTCGTCCTGGAAGCGATGGCCACCGTGGTCTTCCTCAACAAAGACTACCGTCCGACGCGCGTGTTCCCGGAGGTGGCGTCTAAGATGCTGCTGCACTTCTTCTAA